A stretch of Rhododendron vialii isolate Sample 1 chromosome 4a, ASM3025357v1 DNA encodes these proteins:
- the LOC131323428 gene encoding ankyrin repeat-containing protein At5g02620-like, translating to MDQKLYKAAKEGDLIYLPILIDGRNITEEKAMRIQRGKFLKRTQHGNNNILHIAARAGRDTFVAEALRCFPFLSDQVNSQGDTPLIVAARFGHLQVVKTLADPNNELPMQDDMATAVENGTNQRSSPRQRDVEKGLVDHQLEQGTVQDNVAIVENETNSSNISHRQRDVEEGLLDDQLKQATSLENETNSRDMTTTLKNVTNSSSSHHQRDAEEVLVDRQLIHGTTALHEALRNGHEEVARYLLKLDPEMATLVNAVGESPLFLAAESRCKSFMLDILQSNRSYSTKGPDGLNVLHVARDCPGKIINKLIRRRPHLMRKLDDRGKAAIHHAVEAYYWDLLEEMLKTDPSIALFPDAEGYTALLRASSSGCWKICEKILQVCPESIEARIDKGQHALHLANHRNMGKIPPEIWELINVGDDEGNTPLHLAVKQNHYEKAILLTSSASIELGAVNKEGLTALDLCESDWQHTNFKRLIWFHLRSHGASRGRHPNEHKVPVGGTHSNIRSRDEDRKPIINTLALVAALIATLTFAAAFTMPGGYDSDSSHPNSLGVATLAKKAALKVFLVSDTLAMCCSILAVFLLLRAMRVEQDVTFSLTNTSSILLRLSFYATLVAFISGIFAVIAPKALWVAIVVCIICSMAPFLFFPTRVERNSSFLTLFRPSILIKDFQRLIQNKDRMELIQMDKKKGVLDYVRSLFQKLVRYSRQGHHSHPDNSYV from the exons ATGGATCAGAAACTCTACAAGGCAGCAAAGGAGGGGGATTTGATATATCTCCCAATATTAATCGATGGAAGAAACATAACAGAGGAAAAGGCCATGCGTATCCAACGTGGTAAGTTTCTCAAGAGGACGCAACACGGCAACAACAATATCCTTCACATAGCAGCAAGGGCCGGACGTGATACCTTCGTTGCGGAAGCTCTACGGtgcttcccttttctttctgaCCAAGTGAACTCACAAGGTGACACCCCTCTCATTGTCGCAGCTAGGTTTGGTCATCTCCAAGTGGTGAAAACACTTGCGGACCCTAATAATGAGCTCCCGATGCAAGATGATATGGCTACTGCTGTAGAGAATGGAACAAACCAGAGGAGTAGTCCTCGTCAAAGAGATGTGGAAAAAGGGCTAGTTGATCATCAATTGGAGCAGGGTACAGTACAAGACAACGTGGCCATTGTGGAGAATGAAACAAACTCGAGTAATATTAGTCATCGTCAAAGAGATGTGGAAGAAGGGCTACTtgatgatcaattgaaacagg CTACTTCTTTGGAGAATGAAACAAACTCGAGAGACATGACTACTACTCTGAAGAATGTAACAAACTCAAGTAGTAGTCATCATCAAAGAGATGCGGAAGAAGTGCTAGTTGATCGTCAATTGATACATGGTACTACAGCTCTACATGAGGCTCTAAGGAATGGACACGAGGAGGTGGCACGGTATTTATTAAAATTGGATCCTGAAATGGCAACCTTAGTTAATGCTGTTGGAGAGAGCCCACTTTTTCTGGCTGCCGAATCTCGTTGCAAGTCATTTATGTTGGATATTTTACAATCAAATCGGTCATATAGCACAAAAGGCCCTGACGGACTGAATGTGTTGCATGTTGCACGAGATTGTCCTG gaaaaattattaataaaCTAATAAGAAGAAGGCCGCATCTCATGAGAAAATTGGATGACCGCGGGAAGGCAGCTATTCACCATGCAGTAGAAGCATATTATTGGGATTTGCTTGAAGAAATGTTGAAGACCGACCCTTCGATTGCCCTCTTTCCCGATGCTGAGGGTTACACGGCTCTCCTTAGAGCTTCAAGTAGTGGATGttggaaaatttgtgagaagatACTCCAGGTATGTCCAGAGTCAATCGAGGCACGCATTGATAAAGGTCAACATGCACTTCATCTTGCCAATCACAGGAACATGGGAAAGATTCCACCAGAAATATGGGAGCTTATAAATGTGGGTGATGATGAAGGAAACACTCCTTTGCATCTGGCAGTAAAACAAAATCACTATGAGAAGGCAATATTGTTAACTTCTTCGGCTTCAATTGAGTTGGGGGCTGTTAACAAAGAAGGTCTTACAGCCTTAGACCTTTGCGAGTCAGATTGGCAGCATACGAACTTTAag AGACTGATATGGTTTCATCTAAGGAGTCATGGAGCCTCACGTGGCCGACACCCAAATGAGCACAAGGTTCCCGTTGGAGGAACGCACAGCAACATCCGTTCTCGAGATGAAGATAGGAAACCAATAATTAACACCCTCGCTTTGGTAGCCGCACTCATTGCCACTCTCACTTTTGCCGCCGCATTTACAATGCCAGGTGGGTACGACAGCGACAGCAGTCATCCCAACAGTTTGGGAGTTGCAACTCTCGCAAAGAAGGCCGCGCTTAAGGTGTTCCTTGTATCGGATACCTTGGCTATGTGCTGCTCCATCCTTGCGGTGTTCTTACTTTTACGGGCAATGCGTGTTGAACAAGATGTAACATTCTCATTAACCAACACCAGTTCAATTTTGCTTCGCCTCTCGTTTTATGCAACTTTGGTGGCTTTTATTAGCGGTATATTTGCAGTAATAGCCCCTAAAGCCTTATGGGTGGCCATCGTAGTATGTATCATCTGTTCCATGGctcctttcttattttttcctaCAAGAGTTGAGAGAAATTCTTCATTTCTTACCTTGTTTAGGCCATCAATCCTTATTAAAGACTTTCAACGACTAATACAGAACAAAGATCGGATGGAACTAATACAGATGGATAAGAAAAAGGGGGTGCTAGATTATGTTCGATCACTATTCCAAAAATTAGTTCGTTACTCCCGCCAGGGCCACCACAGTCATCCAGATAATTCCTATGTATAA